From a region of the Theobroma cacao cultivar B97-61/B2 chromosome 8, Criollo_cocoa_genome_V2, whole genome shotgun sequence genome:
- the LOC18592033 gene encoding zinc finger protein 7, with product MTFKIEGVAEMSANNQIKERHDEGYLKGNHGGNSKEWLSLSLGRHEDIVASGRGSQSKYASNKFFCNFCRRKFSSTQALGGHQNAHKRERGVVRRYQSERLMATIGLPINMARSRGVQPHSLVRELSTEWRPVAARFNDSNEEIVGAWAGFMHRETTLKWPGSYQVDPQPSKPPPELLKVDLDLRL from the coding sequence ATGACTTTCAAAATCGAAGGAGTAGCAGAAATGTCAGCTAATAATCAGATTAAGGAAAGGCACGATGAGGGCTACCTCAAAGGCAACCATGGAGGCAATTCGAAGGAGTGGTTGAGCTTGAGTCTTGGCAGGCATGAGGATATTGTTGCTTCAGGAAGAGGTTCCCAATCAAAATACGCTTCCAACAAGTTCTTCTGCAACTTCTGCAGAAGAAAATTCAGTAGTACACAGGCACTTGGTGGCCACCAGAACGCCCATAAAAGGGAGAGGGGAGTAGTTAGACGATACCAGTCCGAGAGGCTGATGGCAACGATTGGTTTGCCCATAAATATGGCGCGGTCACGTGGTGTTCAGCCCCATTCACTTGTGCGCGAACTTAGCACAGAATGGAGACCTGTGGCTGCAAGATTCAATGATTCCAACGAAGAGATTGTGGGAGCATGGGCAGGATTCATGCACAGAGAAACAACTTTGAAGTGGCCAGGAAGTTATCAGGTGGATCCCCAACCATCTAAACCACCACCAGAGTTGCTAAAAGTCGACTTGGACCTCCGCCTATAA
- the LOC18592032 gene encoding putative cyclin-A3-1 isoform X2, translating into MADQENCARVTRAAAKKRAAEAAGIMEERVTNKKRVVLGELSNLSNVLSVNKALGKENRKQQPKVKGKAKTRVAKPALKEKKEEAQDEKDVDIDAKSDNPQMCAHYVSDIYEYLHQMEVDPKRRPLPDYIEKVQKDVTANMRGILVDWLVEVAEEYKLVSDTLYMTISYIDRFLSLNTLNRQRLQLLGVSSMLIASKYEEINPPNVEDFCYITDNTYTKDEVVKMEADILKSLKFELGNPTIKTFLRRLTRVAQEDNKASSLQLEFLGYYLAELSLLDYGCVKFLPSMVAASVTFLTRFIIQPKRHPWSSAVQQYSGYKASDLKECVLIIHDLYLSRRGGALQAVREKYKQHKFKCVAMMPASPEIPASYFEDVQEVDISYAEDVQVVKV; encoded by the exons ATGGCCGATCAGGAGAACTGTGCGAGAGTGACGAGGGCGGCAGCCAAGAAGAGGGCTGCCGAGGCGGCGGGGATAATGGAGGAGAGGGTGACGAACAAGAAGAGGGTTGTTTTGGGGGAGCTTTCCAACTTGTCTAACGTTCTTTCGGTGAATAAAGCGCTGGGGAAGGAGAACCGGAAGCAGCAGCCTAAAGTGAAGGGGAAGGCAAAGACGAGAGTCGCAAAGCCAGCGttgaaggagaagaaagaggaagctCAAGATGAAAAAGATGTGGATATTGATGCTAAATCTGATAACCCACAAATGTGTGCGCATTATGTGTCTGATATCTATGAATATCTTCACCAAATGGAG GTGGATCCGAAGAGAAGACCTTTACCTGATTATATTGAGAAGGTACAGAAGGATGTTACCGCAAATATGAGAGGGATTTTGGTGGATTGGCTAGTAGAAGTTGCAGAGGAATACAAGCTTGTTTCAGATACTTTATATATGACCATTTCTTACATCGATAGATTCTTATCGTTAAATACTCTAAATAGGCAAAGGCTTCAGCTACTGGGTGTATCTTCAATGCTCATTGCCTC AAAGTATGAGGAAATCAATCCTCCAAATGTGGAAGATTTTTGCTATATAACGGATAATACATACACTAAAGATGAG GTAGTGAAAATGGAGGCAGATATACTCAAGTCCTTGAAGTTTGAATTGGGCAATCCtacaattaaaacatttctGAG GAGACTTACCAGAGTTGCACAAGAGGATAACAAG GCTTCCAGCTTGCAGCTAGAGTTCCTTGGATATTACCTTGCAGAGTTGAGTTTGTTGGACTATGGATGTGTAAAATTTTTACCGTCTATGGTTGCTGCTTCTGTTACTTTTCTTACAAGATTCATAATTCAACCAAAGAGACATCCTTGG AGCTCTGCTGTGCAACAATACTCAGGTTACAAAGCATCTGATCTAAAAGAATGTGTCCTTATCATACATGACTTGTATTTGAGTAGAAGAGGAGGTGCACTTCAAGCAGTTAGAGAAAAATACAAGCAGCATAAG TTCAAATGCGTGGCAATGATGCCTGCTTCTCCGGAGATTCCCGCTTCTTATTTTGAAGATGTTCAAGAAGTTGATATTTCCTATGCTGAAGATGTTCAAGTGGTGAAAGTTTga
- the LOC18592032 gene encoding putative cyclin-A3-1 isoform X1 yields the protein MADQENCARVTRAAAKKRAAEAAGIMEERVTNKKRVVLGELSNLSNVLSVNKALGKENRKQQPKVKGKAKTRVAKPALKEKKEEAQDEKDVDIDAKSDNPQMCAHYVSDIYEYLHQMEVDPKRRPLPDYIEKVQKDVTANMRGILVDWLVEVAEEYKLVSDTLYMTISYIDRFLSLNTLNRQRLQLLGVSSMLIASRKYEEINPPNVEDFCYITDNTYTKDEVVKMEADILKSLKFELGNPTIKTFLRRLTRVAQEDNKASSLQLEFLGYYLAELSLLDYGCVKFLPSMVAASVTFLTRFIIQPKRHPWSSAVQQYSGYKASDLKECVLIIHDLYLSRRGGALQAVREKYKQHKFKCVAMMPASPEIPASYFEDVQEVDISYAEDVQVVKV from the exons ATGGCCGATCAGGAGAACTGTGCGAGAGTGACGAGGGCGGCAGCCAAGAAGAGGGCTGCCGAGGCGGCGGGGATAATGGAGGAGAGGGTGACGAACAAGAAGAGGGTTGTTTTGGGGGAGCTTTCCAACTTGTCTAACGTTCTTTCGGTGAATAAAGCGCTGGGGAAGGAGAACCGGAAGCAGCAGCCTAAAGTGAAGGGGAAGGCAAAGACGAGAGTCGCAAAGCCAGCGttgaaggagaagaaagaggaagctCAAGATGAAAAAGATGTGGATATTGATGCTAAATCTGATAACCCACAAATGTGTGCGCATTATGTGTCTGATATCTATGAATATCTTCACCAAATGGAG GTGGATCCGAAGAGAAGACCTTTACCTGATTATATTGAGAAGGTACAGAAGGATGTTACCGCAAATATGAGAGGGATTTTGGTGGATTGGCTAGTAGAAGTTGCAGAGGAATACAAGCTTGTTTCAGATACTTTATATATGACCATTTCTTACATCGATAGATTCTTATCGTTAAATACTCTAAATAGGCAAAGGCTTCAGCTACTGGGTGTATCTTCAATGCTCATTGCCTC TAGAAAGTATGAGGAAATCAATCCTCCAAATGTGGAAGATTTTTGCTATATAACGGATAATACATACACTAAAGATGAG GTAGTGAAAATGGAGGCAGATATACTCAAGTCCTTGAAGTTTGAATTGGGCAATCCtacaattaaaacatttctGAG GAGACTTACCAGAGTTGCACAAGAGGATAACAAG GCTTCCAGCTTGCAGCTAGAGTTCCTTGGATATTACCTTGCAGAGTTGAGTTTGTTGGACTATGGATGTGTAAAATTTTTACCGTCTATGGTTGCTGCTTCTGTTACTTTTCTTACAAGATTCATAATTCAACCAAAGAGACATCCTTGG AGCTCTGCTGTGCAACAATACTCAGGTTACAAAGCATCTGATCTAAAAGAATGTGTCCTTATCATACATGACTTGTATTTGAGTAGAAGAGGAGGTGCACTTCAAGCAGTTAGAGAAAAATACAAGCAGCATAAG TTCAAATGCGTGGCAATGATGCCTGCTTCTCCGGAGATTCCCGCTTCTTATTTTGAAGATGTTCAAGAAGTTGATATTTCCTATGCTGAAGATGTTCAAGTGGTGAAAGTTTga